A genomic segment from Salvia splendens isolate huo1 chromosome 13, SspV2, whole genome shotgun sequence encodes:
- the LOC121762236 gene encoding uncharacterized protein LOC121762236 → MTPTQSKGGVADSTDARRRRGDEEPKAVSPNSLAGKGGGAPGATKKSDVIPNFSSRNTVATQNNGKSSAKTWNGGEAKGKEQAKATWRSSSKLVLGGKGKGKEKVDDDYKAPAASDVGGESKGKE, encoded by the exons ATGACTCCAACACAAAGCAAGGGCGGTGTGGCTGACTCGACTGACG CACGCCGACGTAGAGGGGATGAAGAACCGAAAGCTGTTTCTCCGAACTCTTTAGCGGGAAAAG GAGGTGGTGCTCCCGGTGCTACCAAGAAATCTGATGTAATACCAAACTTTTCTTCTAGAAACACTGTTGCTACTCAAAATAATGGAAAATCGTCGGCAAAAACAT GGAATGGTGGTGAAGCTAAAGGAAAAGAACAGGCGAAGGCTACATGGAGATCTTCGTCAAAACTTG TCCTTGGTGGGAAAGGCAAAGGAAAAGAGAAAGTGGATGACGATTACAAAGCTCCTGCAGCATCAG ATGTAGGTGGTGaatccaaaggaaaagagtAA